In Bacillus cytotoxicus NVH 391-98, the following are encoded in one genomic region:
- a CDS encoding type I polyketide synthase has protein sequence MKRVKREKNCKLSIAIGKNIEGELYKKENIGRLLMEAADERKDSGITFIQNDGVEDFLSYESLLNRAVRCLGGLQKKGIQQGQHVMLVLEDSRDFIISFWACILGGIIPVPLVYPTSLKMKNSILDKLFVVWNLLEKPVILSDDHVVNHHEKIESLLAVKGMEFLSISTLYSANEGGEINLAPSDTPAFIQFSSGSTSVPKGVILTHRNLLTNIEAMIAGIHLNHEDKSFSWMPYHHDMGLIGFHLVPTAKGIHQFNMSPMKFVKRPNLWLDYITKHRITLTGSPNFGYRLLLSRAKEEQFKKWDLRSLRLIFNGAEPISVSLMREFMSKLKQCHLRKEAMFPVYGMAEACLAVSFPKWNDEPFVNCINRKTLVSESRVEKCLETDRQAMLLVEEGSPVAGMKIRIVDEVGNVVPEGIVGEVQIYGENVTDGYIYNDRVTKESIQDGWLKTGDTGFLLNDRLTIVGRIKDIIFVNGQNFYAHDIEGIIEKIEGVKPGRIAICGWHDEKEEKDKVALFSSLPIKQKDTNKIYSKIVSRVNELIGIPIDYVVLTPSIPKTTSGKVQRFVLIDAFKNNKYEGKVLSRTDLSVGLQDENIVEKQEKKEKQKTMEFGKYAEKIREIWSEVLEIPLEHTPYNESFLSLGGTSIKAIQILGYLEDELSLTLSHDILINCRTVNEMDEYIVKVVQGNEGIESGKVKVSSRKMSEEYEGDIAVIALSCRFPDASTPEAFWENLVQGKCSIKEIPSDRWSVKDYYNQIPQFGKTYCRKGAFIQNPYAFDASLFNISEEEAAIMDPQQRMILELTYELIERAGYTTQMVDGEKVGLFIGAGMNSYYEYHLSTLNRQNLQTFDSFKALPKVQQEAIMNEWKKKFGIMAAHPNILVDNILNMIAARTSQEFNFKGPSMVVDTACSSSLVTLHMAYESLKRGECEVAIAGGINLLLTPAPYIFFSHAGALSSSGRSMVFDEQADGFVPGEGAGLVMLKTLKKAKADGDKVLATIKASTINNDGRSIGVMAPNPDGQREVIESLYVENEISPQTIQYVEAHGTGTRVGDPSEVRAIDTAFRKWNVGQQSIAIGSVKANIGHLLGAAGIGSFIKVIMSLLYRKMPPNINIFTPNPMIKLEQTPFYLLDEPKEWSKEKGVPRRAAINSFGFGGTNCHLIVEEASETKEVKVNQAIELPKHVLCLSAHSESALQQKVTNLIACLEDSYEYSLGDVCYTENVTRTPLKHRYSVIASSIDDLIEKLKNSSLDNTMVQASPKVALMFTGQGSQYAGMARQLYKLVPRFKKYVDDCSEAFYPILNQSIVDLLYVEANESLLAQTHITQPVVFTIDYALGKLLLDLGVKPACMLGHSVGEWVAACLSEMITLQDAARLVAIRGELMNEIQTTGAMTAIFSSIATIEPLLEPFKDSLWFAGYNITHQVISGQAEAMEKFLSLLEKKGIVFKKLKVSQAFHTPLMETMLAPFKKELSAITFNKPKIPIVSNVTAEYISQPIHPEYWLEHILGTVKFEQSMKYVLDKGINIFVEAGPDKVLTSMANGLISYKDKCLISMIERKKENWDVYVNAVSKLYTLGVNIDWKTFMKDYGNERVILPSYPFEHKIFKPDFGEELRFMDWLYEWKWEMETPLYIENDKRGSILVFDDEQQVGKEVCGILEQINTSVYVVIPGNEFHYDGDTRFTIRPESIEDYMMMLQHIQGDSISIIHLWNGTKESVTPTLFLQDESALFQTSYSIILMAKALKIKAYKNVEFIVVTDRAFAVLQDEEIQKPQQSISAVIGQVIDQENSEFSSCILDVDNRAYENKFAELAELIVRELSMGRQEEAIVAIRGGKRFVRKLERIVPSKKQEITIQDNETYVITGGTGHIGGEIARAFFKKAKVNLVLTGREQLPSREEWKKGNLSSKVVSKINVIQDLENQGAKVEYFAVDVTNEQKMKEMIQAVKQLYGSIHGVVHAAGTIHHSAGKLLSKDLNDIQQVMSSKVQGTIIADMVTRQEPLKFFVTLSSISASKKIWAANLGDYAAANAFLNGYSQYRKNTGAPGRSLSINYSLWADKGLSEMFGDLSALAVKAQKLNPLSSEGGTQAFFEVLQYEGKSVVHILDRQEDCVANNVAEKVVVLSPSNEPAHPVRYKTAKEIKEIVYQVIAAEINCDAESLEVTKNFLELSIDSLKATKVIAEIGKQLNTELYPTLLFEYQTPEALAEYIEKTYAVNRQEKVEVRQKEKIGKDEESVKDIAIIGMSVRIPGANNLEEYWKILREGECMIQEVPEDRWRKEYHYSSDQGILHKTYSKHGGFIERPYDFDPLFFGMSPKEAEATDPQQRIFMQVAWEALQQAGYGGKHRTNQIGVFVGCEQNTYMEHFIGYRYYMMMKDVLEKENTFAHLPLSDRQNLLKQMVRILEPGQLVADAIAGNGLNEVAARVSHCLNLTGPSMIVNTACSSSLVALHHACQSIRQGETNMAIAGGVNLNLSPTPFVSLSRVTALSSNGNCYPFDARANGMVLSEGAGAVLLKSLEQAMEDGDHIFAVIKGSAINNDGRSQGITAPRPQGQAEVIRSAYLNANVHPETVSYIETHGTATPLGDPIEVEGMTRAFRTFTDKEGFCGIGSVKSSIGHMLSAAGIVSLVKVALAMKHKVIPHTVNYDTPNPNLDFQHSPFYVVAKQPQIWGDEKQNHPLRAGVNAFGFGGTNAHVILEEAPILQRKVNHSVPEMKRPSLLLLTGRTEKVIQNVAMRLKEHIKQNPDLCVPEVCYSMNSSQKELSCKVATVIKSKEHLYSVLEAIEMGRERSEVIKGRSNPNKRMTTHFLFDGTLCLDKAHIKQLNDTFSIFHAAYKKCLDVFETEENENSTSYRQIQSFSCQYAIGKLLLHSGIQPKSFVCEGIGILVGAACTGIITVEAAIQFIKGNKNLTSEILQNRNDTEYKYTIITPMGIIHKEHTDILKSLCMTDMQYTITTKDIAEYVDKNDVVIQCGISKSDLQGRLISMDIGKVSDSVHELLLCMAKLYTLGVNYNSVAFFEGNENRIPLPTYPFENKMYKVTFEDENIYKEALSNTELHQKSNLVERDVHKLVPLHLDETVQDSEKSKNMKQLNHDLVMLFGNIIQ, from the coding sequence ATGAAGCGAGTTAAAAGGGAGAAGAATTGTAAGTTATCTATAGCAATTGGAAAAAATATCGAAGGGGAATTATATAAAAAAGAAAATATTGGGCGATTGTTAATGGAAGCAGCAGATGAAAGAAAAGATAGTGGAATTACCTTTATTCAAAACGATGGAGTTGAGGATTTTTTATCCTATGAATCTCTCTTAAATCGTGCGGTACGATGCCTTGGTGGATTGCAGAAAAAAGGGATTCAGCAAGGACAACATGTCATGCTGGTATTGGAAGATAGTCGTGATTTTATTATATCATTTTGGGCATGTATACTCGGAGGGATTATACCTGTACCACTTGTTTATCCGACTTCGCTGAAGATGAAAAATTCGATTTTGGATAAATTATTTGTTGTATGGAATTTATTAGAGAAACCGGTTATTTTATCGGATGATCATGTCGTGAATCATCATGAAAAGATTGAATCGCTTCTAGCGGTAAAAGGAATGGAATTTCTTTCGATATCAACATTGTATAGTGCGAATGAAGGAGGAGAAATCAATCTTGCACCTTCTGATACACCTGCCTTTATTCAATTTAGCTCGGGAAGTACGAGTGTACCGAAAGGTGTTATTTTAACGCATCGAAATTTATTAACAAATATAGAGGCAATGATAGCAGGAATTCATCTCAATCATGAAGATAAATCGTTTAGTTGGATGCCTTATCATCATGATATGGGGTTAATTGGTTTTCATTTAGTACCAACAGCAAAAGGGATTCATCAGTTTAATATGAGTCCGATGAAATTCGTCAAAAGACCAAATTTATGGCTGGATTATATAACAAAACATCGTATTACACTCACTGGTTCTCCTAATTTTGGATATCGTTTACTGTTAAGTAGAGCAAAGGAAGAGCAGTTTAAGAAGTGGGATTTACGATCTTTGCGATTAATTTTTAATGGAGCAGAGCCTATTTCCGTTTCGTTAATGCGTGAATTTATGAGTAAATTGAAACAATGTCATTTAAGAAAAGAAGCAATGTTTCCAGTTTATGGGATGGCGGAAGCTTGTTTAGCTGTCAGTTTTCCAAAGTGGAATGATGAACCTTTCGTGAATTGTATAAACCGTAAAACGCTAGTTTCAGAATCGAGGGTAGAGAAATGTCTAGAAACAGATCGGCAAGCGATGTTGTTAGTTGAAGAAGGTTCTCCTGTAGCAGGAATGAAAATTCGTATTGTGGATGAAGTTGGAAATGTTGTCCCAGAAGGAATAGTGGGCGAAGTGCAAATATATGGTGAAAATGTAACAGATGGGTATATATATAATGATCGTGTTACAAAAGAATCAATCCAGGATGGATGGTTAAAGACGGGGGACACGGGTTTTCTACTGAATGATAGACTTACAATAGTAGGACGAATTAAAGATATTATTTTTGTGAATGGTCAAAATTTTTACGCTCATGATATAGAGGGAATAATTGAAAAGATAGAAGGGGTTAAACCTGGTCGCATTGCAATTTGCGGCTGGCACGATGAAAAAGAAGAGAAAGATAAAGTGGCTCTTTTTTCGAGTCTTCCTATTAAACAAAAAGACACGAACAAAATATATTCTAAAATTGTTAGTCGTGTGAATGAACTGATCGGAATCCCGATTGACTACGTAGTTTTAACGCCTTCTATACCGAAAACGACCAGCGGTAAAGTACAACGTTTCGTATTAATTGACGCATTTAAAAACAATAAATACGAAGGGAAAGTGCTTAGTAGAACGGATTTAAGTGTCGGATTACAAGATGAAAATATAGTAGAAAAACAAGAAAAGAAAGAGAAACAAAAGACTATGGAGTTTGGTAAGTATGCAGAGAAAATTCGAGAAATATGGTCGGAAGTTTTAGAGATTCCTTTGGAGCATACGCCGTATAATGAATCATTCTTATCATTAGGTGGTACATCTATTAAAGCTATTCAAATACTAGGCTATCTTGAAGATGAATTATCATTAACTCTCAGCCATGATATTTTAATCAATTGTCGTACAGTGAATGAAATGGATGAGTATATTGTGAAAGTTGTACAAGGGAATGAAGGGATTGAGAGTGGAAAGGTAAAGGTTTCTTCTCGGAAAATGTCAGAAGAATATGAAGGTGATATTGCTGTTATTGCTCTATCGTGTCGTTTTCCGGATGCTTCAACTCCAGAAGCTTTTTGGGAAAACCTTGTTCAGGGGAAATGCAGCATTAAAGAAATACCATCTGATCGATGGAGCGTAAAGGATTATTATAATCAAATTCCTCAATTTGGAAAGACGTATTGCCGTAAAGGGGCCTTTATTCAAAATCCGTATGCATTTGATGCGAGTTTATTTAACATATCAGAAGAAGAGGCAGCTATTATGGACCCGCAGCAACGTATGATTCTTGAACTCACATATGAATTGATAGAAAGAGCTGGTTATACGACGCAGATGGTTGATGGAGAAAAAGTGGGGCTTTTTATTGGAGCAGGTATGAATTCTTACTATGAATACCATTTAAGTACGTTAAATCGTCAAAACTTACAAACGTTCGATAGTTTTAAGGCTCTTCCGAAAGTGCAACAAGAAGCTATTATGAATGAGTGGAAAAAGAAATTTGGAATCATGGCAGCGCATCCTAATATTTTAGTAGATAACATTTTAAATATGATTGCAGCACGTACATCGCAAGAATTTAACTTTAAAGGTCCAAGTATGGTTGTTGATACAGCGTGTTCTTCATCATTAGTCACTCTTCATATGGCATATGAGTCGTTAAAAAGAGGGGAATGTGAAGTTGCGATTGCTGGTGGTATTAATTTATTGTTAACGCCAGCTCCATATATATTTTTTAGCCATGCAGGAGCATTATCTTCCAGCGGGCGTTCCATGGTGTTTGATGAACAAGCGGACGGATTTGTTCCTGGTGAGGGAGCGGGTCTTGTTATGTTAAAGACTTTAAAGAAAGCAAAGGCAGATGGAGATAAAGTATTAGCGACTATAAAAGCGAGTACGATTAATAACGATGGTCGTTCTATTGGAGTTATGGCGCCAAATCCAGATGGACAAAGAGAAGTTATTGAGTCGTTGTATGTGGAAAATGAAATCAGTCCTCAAACAATTCAATATGTTGAGGCACATGGTACAGGGACACGGGTTGGTGATCCGAGTGAAGTGCGTGCGATTGATACTGCATTTCGTAAATGGAATGTAGGCCAACAATCCATTGCAATCGGCTCTGTAAAAGCAAATATCGGACATTTGCTAGGAGCAGCAGGAATTGGAAGTTTCATAAAAGTGATTATGTCACTACTGTATCGCAAAATGCCACCGAATATAAATATCTTTACTCCAAATCCGATGATTAAATTAGAACAAACGCCATTTTATTTATTAGATGAGCCGAAAGAATGGAGTAAGGAAAAAGGGGTTCCGAGAAGAGCTGCAATTAACTCGTTTGGATTTGGTGGAACAAATTGTCATTTAATTGTAGAGGAAGCATCAGAAACAAAAGAAGTGAAAGTAAATCAAGCGATAGAGCTTCCAAAACATGTATTATGTTTATCTGCTCATAGTGAATCTGCATTACAACAAAAAGTGACAAACCTTATTGCGTGTTTAGAAGACTCTTACGAATATTCTTTAGGGGACGTATGTTATACAGAAAATGTAACAAGGACACCTTTGAAGCATCGTTATTCTGTAATCGCAAGTTCAATAGATGATTTAATAGAGAAATTGAAAAATAGTTCATTAGACAATACGATGGTGCAAGCATCTCCTAAAGTTGCGCTCATGTTTACTGGTCAAGGTTCACAGTATGCAGGAATGGCGAGACAGTTATATAAACTTGTTCCACGGTTTAAAAAATATGTAGATGATTGTTCGGAAGCATTTTATCCTATTTTAAATCAAAGTATTGTGGACTTATTATATGTAGAAGCAAATGAGTCTCTACTTGCTCAAACTCATATTACGCAACCAGTTGTATTTACAATCGATTATGCTCTTGGAAAATTACTTTTAGATTTAGGTGTGAAGCCTGCGTGTATGTTAGGTCATAGTGTAGGTGAGTGGGTGGCTGCTTGTTTATCAGAAATGATTACGTTGCAAGATGCAGCAAGGCTTGTAGCGATTAGAGGGGAGTTGATGAATGAAATTCAAACAACTGGCGCAATGACAGCTATATTTAGTTCAATCGCTACAATTGAACCGTTGCTAGAACCATTTAAAGATTCTTTATGGTTTGCTGGCTATAATATTACGCATCAAGTCATTTCAGGACAAGCGGAAGCGATGGAGAAGTTTTTAAGTTTGCTTGAGAAGAAAGGGATTGTATTTAAAAAATTAAAAGTTTCACAGGCATTTCATACACCGCTCATGGAAACGATGCTAGCGCCATTTAAAAAGGAATTAAGTGCAATTACATTTAATAAACCGAAAATTCCTATTGTTTCTAATGTTACAGCGGAGTATATAAGCCAACCAATTCATCCGGAATATTGGCTAGAGCATATTCTTGGAACTGTGAAATTTGAGCAAAGTATGAAATATGTCCTTGATAAAGGAATTAATATTTTTGTGGAAGCAGGTCCTGATAAAGTATTGACCAGTATGGCAAACGGCCTTATTTCTTATAAAGACAAATGTCTTATTTCGATGATTGAACGAAAAAAAGAAAATTGGGATGTATATGTCAATGCAGTGAGTAAATTGTACACGCTAGGTGTAAATATAGACTGGAAAACATTTATGAAGGATTATGGGAATGAACGGGTTATATTGCCATCTTATCCATTTGAACACAAGATTTTTAAACCGGATTTTGGAGAAGAACTTCGTTTTATGGACTGGCTTTATGAATGGAAATGGGAGATGGAAACACCTCTTTATATAGAAAATGACAAACGAGGCTCTATTCTTGTTTTCGACGATGAACAACAGGTAGGAAAAGAAGTATGTGGTATTTTGGAGCAGATTAATACTTCGGTTTATGTGGTCATTCCTGGTAATGAATTTCACTATGATGGAGATACACGTTTTACAATTCGTCCTGAAAGCATCGAAGATTATATGATGATGTTACAGCATATACAAGGGGATAGTATCTCTATTATTCATTTATGGAATGGTACAAAAGAAAGTGTAACTCCAACATTATTTCTTCAAGATGAAAGTGCGTTATTTCAAACATCTTATAGCATTATATTGATGGCAAAAGCTTTAAAGATAAAAGCATATAAGAATGTAGAATTTATAGTTGTTACAGATAGAGCCTTTGCCGTGTTACAGGATGAGGAAATTCAAAAACCGCAGCAATCTATATCTGCGGTAATTGGGCAGGTAATTGATCAAGAAAATAGTGAATTTAGCAGTTGTATATTGGATGTAGACAACAGGGCATATGAGAATAAATTTGCAGAATTAGCAGAACTCATTGTACGCGAATTAAGTATGGGTAGACAGGAAGAAGCGATTGTTGCGATTCGAGGTGGTAAACGCTTTGTTCGAAAACTAGAAAGAATTGTGCCTAGTAAGAAACAGGAAATTACAATACAAGATAATGAAACATATGTCATTACTGGAGGAACGGGGCATATTGGTGGAGAGATTGCACGCGCTTTTTTTAAAAAAGCAAAAGTGAATTTGGTTTTAACAGGAAGAGAGCAACTGCCTTCTAGAGAAGAGTGGAAGAAGGGAAATTTGAGTTCGAAAGTAGTAAGTAAAATAAATGTAATACAAGATTTAGAAAATCAAGGAGCGAAAGTTGAATACTTTGCAGTAGATGTTACAAATGAACAAAAAATGAAAGAAATGATACAAGCTGTTAAGCAACTGTATGGTTCTATACATGGTGTTGTACATGCTGCGGGAACTATTCATCATTCTGCAGGTAAACTTTTAAGTAAAGATTTAAACGACATCCAGCAAGTGATGTCTTCAAAGGTACAGGGCACAATCATAGCCGATATGGTAACAAGACAAGAACCATTGAAATTTTTTGTAACACTATCTTCTATTTCAGCATCTAAAAAGATATGGGCGGCAAATTTAGGGGACTATGCAGCAGCGAATGCTTTTTTAAATGGTTATAGTCAGTATAGAAAGAATACTGGTGCACCTGGTCGTTCGTTATCTATAAATTATTCTTTATGGGCTGATAAAGGGTTGTCAGAAATGTTTGGGGATTTATCTGCTCTTGCAGTAAAAGCGCAAAAACTAAATCCGCTTTCATCAGAAGGCGGAACGCAAGCATTTTTTGAAGTGCTGCAATATGAGGGGAAAAGTGTTGTTCATATTCTCGATCGGCAGGAAGATTGTGTAGCAAACAATGTAGCAGAAAAGGTGGTCGTATTATCTCCTTCCAATGAGCCTGCACATCCTGTTCGCTATAAAACTGCAAAAGAAATAAAAGAAATTGTGTATCAAGTAATTGCGGCAGAAATAAATTGTGATGCTGAAAGTCTTGAAGTTACAAAGAATTTCTTGGAGTTATCGATTGATTCATTAAAAGCTACGAAAGTGATTGCGGAAATTGGAAAACAATTAAATACAGAATTATATCCTACTTTATTATTTGAATATCAAACCCCAGAAGCACTAGCTGAATATATTGAAAAAACGTATGCAGTAAATCGTCAAGAAAAGGTAGAAGTGAGGCAGAAAGAAAAGATAGGTAAAGATGAAGAATCGGTAAAAGATATCGCAATTATTGGTATGAGTGTTCGAATACCTGGGGCAAATAATTTAGAAGAATACTGGAAGATATTACGAGAAGGGGAATGTATGATTCAAGAGGTTCCAGAGGATCGTTGGAGAAAAGAATATCATTATAGTTCAGATCAAGGGATATTGCATAAAACTTACTCTAAACACGGTGGGTTTATTGAGAGACCATATGACTTTGATCCGTTATTCTTCGGCATGTCCCCGAAAGAAGCGGAAGCAACTGATCCACAACAAAGAATCTTTATGCAAGTTGCTTGGGAAGCTTTGCAACAAGCGGGTTATGGTGGAAAGCATCGAACAAATCAGATCGGTGTGTTTGTCGGATGCGAACAGAATACGTATATGGAGCACTTTATTGGATATCGTTATTACATGATGATGAAAGATGTATTAGAGAAAGAGAACACTTTTGCACATCTTCCTCTGTCAGATCGCCAAAATCTTCTTAAACAGATGGTACGTATATTAGAGCCTGGACAACTAGTGGCAGATGCAATTGCAGGAAATGGATTGAATGAGGTCGCTGCAAGGGTTAGCCATTGTTTAAATTTAACGGGACCAAGCATGATTGTAAATACCGCTTGTTCGTCTTCTCTTGTTGCTCTTCATCATGCATGTCAAAGTATACGACAAGGTGAAACGAATATGGCGATAGCAGGAGGTGTGAATTTAAACTTATCACCTACGCCATTTGTTAGTTTGAGTAGAGTGACAGCCTTATCATCCAATGGAAACTGTTATCCTTTTGATGCAAGGGCAAATGGTATGGTTTTATCGGAAGGAGCAGGGGCAGTTCTTCTGAAATCATTAGAGCAGGCAATGGAAGATGGGGATCATATATTTGCTGTTATTAAAGGATCGGCTATTAATAACGATGGACGTTCTCAAGGCATTACAGCACCGAGACCTCAAGGACAGGCAGAAGTGATTCGAAGCGCATATTTGAATGCGAATGTTCATCCAGAAACAGTCTCATATATTGAGACGCATGGAACGGCAACACCATTAGGAGATCCAATTGAAGTAGAGGGGATGACTCGCGCTTTTCGTACTTTTACAGATAAAGAAGGTTTTTGTGGGATTGGATCTGTCAAATCATCTATCGGTCATATGCTTTCAGCAGCAGGGATTGTTAGCCTTGTTAAAGTAGCGCTTGCGATGAAACATAAAGTGATTCCGCATACAGTCAATTATGATACGCCAAATCCAAATTTAGATTTTCAACATTCACCGTTTTATGTAGTAGCGAAACAACCTCAAATTTGGGGTGACGAGAAACAAAATCATCCGCTACGAGCGGGTGTAAATGCTTTTGGGTTTGGTGGGACAAATGCTCACGTTATCCTTGAAGAGGCACCAATTTTGCAAAGAAAAGTGAATCATTCTGTACCTGAAATGAAAAGGCCTTCTTTATTGCTGCTTACTGGAAGAACAGAGAAGGTAATCCAAAACGTTGCAATGCGTTTAAAAGAACATATAAAGCAGAATCCAGATCTTTGTGTTCCCGAAGTTTGTTATTCTATGAATAGTTCGCAAAAAGAGTTATCGTGCAAAGTAGCAACGGTGATTAAATCGAAGGAACATCTTTATTCCGTTTTAGAAGCGATTGAAATGGGAAGAGAACGCTCTGAAGTGATAAAAGGTCGTTCAAATCCAAATAAACGAATGACAACTCATTTTCTATTTGATGGTACATTATGCTTGGATAAAGCACATATAAAGCAATTGAATGATACATTTTCTATTTTTCACGCAGCGTATAAAAAGTGTTTAGATGTGTTTGAAACGGAAGAGAATGAAAATAGTACTTCTTATCGACAAATACAAAGTTTTTCGTGTCAATATGCGATTGGAAAATTGTTGTTGCATTCTGGAATACAGCCTAAAAGTTTCGTGTGTGAAGGAATTGGGATTCTTGTTGGGGCTGCGTGCACAGGAATCATTACGGTAGAAGCGGCAATCCAATTTATTAAAGGGAATAAAAATCTAACAAGTGAAATTTTGCAAAATAGAAACGATACAGAATATAAATATACGATTATAACTCCGATGGGAATTATCCATAAAGAGCATACGGATATTTTAAAATCTTTATGTATGACAGATATGCAGTATACGATAACGACAAAGGATATTGCCGAATATGTAGATAAGAATGATGTTGTGATTCAATGCGGAATAAGTAAGAGTGATTTGCAAGGAAGATTAATATCAATGGATATAGGCAAAGTTTCTGATTCGGTACATGAGCTTCTTTTGTGTATGGCTAAACTTTATACGTTAGGTGTGAACTATAATTCAGTTGCATTTTTTGAAGGAAATGAGAACCGAATACCGTTACCAACATATCCATTCGAAAATAAAATGTACAAAGTTACGTTCGAAGATGAAAACATATATAAAGAAGCACTTTCTAATACGGAGTTACACCAAAAGAGTAATCTAGTTGAAAGAGATGTGCATAAATTAGTTCCACTTCATCTAGATGAAACTGTACAGGATTCTGAAAAAAGTAAAAATATGAAACAGCTCAATCATGACTTAGTCATGTTATTTGGAAACATAATTCAATAA
- a CDS encoding MFS transporter: MREKYSRFFDEKKWLIYGIALFIGVAMGMISPLATTHMVHHHIGNIGVGAVSSSFFLFIALGSLYLDRKMRGKDIHFTIVIGLLCASVGSVLFPFVTSVFLWFLLMSIMGMGISFNLVGIQTGLQKVTKEDIRAAVSGLYTFSFAMGLVVSSVFGPIMYQYKAWLPFLIGSMSLGMGALLIYSKLKGFFLLAAYPEEKVMSRIKLPLLGAFTYGFSETTLITLYPMFLLSQSFNLSEIGYALGVFVVGGIIGAIPITYVADKIGRGKCLAICLFIAIFVVLGILVYDDLVSKLIFSFLAGFAIGPLYPLTWALSIQRLNERELPSGTALFNITYGLGSTIGPFLSAVIMRVLGNEHIFSLCLLLFIVLLIWVVTMKKDTNSHIFMKDF, translated from the coding sequence ATGAGAGAGAAATATAGTAGGTTTTTCGATGAGAAAAAATGGTTGATTTATGGGATAGCTTTGTTTATAGGTGTAGCCATGGGGATGATTTCTCCCCTTGCTACTACACATATGGTACACCATCATATAGGGAATATAGGGGTTGGAGCAGTGTCCTCTTCTTTTTTTCTATTCATTGCTCTTGGTTCGCTTTATTTAGACCGTAAGATGCGAGGGAAAGACATTCACTTTACGATAGTGATAGGGTTATTATGTGCCAGTGTAGGATCAGTTTTATTTCCTTTTGTAACAAGTGTGTTTCTATGGTTTCTATTGATGTCCATTATGGGGATGGGGATTAGCTTCAATCTAGTTGGTATACAAACAGGTTTGCAAAAAGTAACAAAAGAAGATATTCGTGCAGCGGTTAGTGGATTGTATACATTCTCTTTTGCTATGGGATTGGTTGTTAGCTCAGTTTTTGGGCCGATTATGTATCAATATAAAGCATGGTTGCCGTTTCTAATTGGTAGCATGTCCTTAGGGATGGGAGCGTTGCTCATCTATAGCAAGCTGAAGGGTTTCTTTTTACTAGCAGCTTATCCAGAAGAAAAGGTGATGTCAAGAATTAAATTACCGTTATTGGGAGCGTTTACTTATGGTTTTTCTGAAACGACATTGATTACTTTATATCCAATGTTTTTGTTATCCCAAAGCTTTAACCTCTCTGAAATAGGATATGCATTAGGTGTTTTTGTAGTTGGAGGTATTATTGGTGCAATTCCAATCACATATGTCGCAGACAAAATAGGAAGGGGAAAATGTTTGGCGATTTGTCTGTTTATTGCAATTTTTGTTGTGTTAGGAATTCTTGTTTACGATGATTTAGTGAGTAAATTAATATTTTCATTTCTTGCAGGGTTTGCGATAGGGCCTTTATATCCATTAACGTGGGCTTTATCTATTCAACGTTTGAATGAACGGGAGTTGCCATCGGGGACAGCTCTATTTAATATCACATATGGTTTAGGTTCTACAATTGGACCGTTTCTTTCAGCGGTTATTATGAGAGTGCTTGGGAACGAGCATATATTTAGTTTATGTTTATTGCTTTTTATAGTGCTTCTTATTTGGGTGGTTACGATGAAGAAAGATACAAACAGTCATATATTTATGAAAGATTTTTGA